A portion of the Eubacterium maltosivorans genome contains these proteins:
- a CDS encoding trimethylamine methyltransferase family protein, with the protein MCAEKNYFEQNGSLHEQSKAFLKKNGLPLEDKKLEDWLRKRGFTVEGGRIKFRDYEIEHALKLCPSVIQLKTDVSDLDLGGLKSYYGFTGISELFLKDNNAHTFHKEDGIDIFKLVDTSRIIDFSAYYPWFSSYRSQAEQLAFLLKHSNKSVVVLPGKCVNKTDLYESLQLIGDYFEQRNEYQLAVPVEVYDDSAVTWRQIECLECVAGFHQVILLSIHSTIKENELITEEALCVRINAVALGYCCIIQKLFSGQAVIFTLSNQISRGYNDKEAVSVMSKSILGLTAQVWRYYQVPFMMSNLPLNAQIPNVVAGIEAMARYREMFDDLQSDIMNFSLGGLDHEKVFCLEKYLIDEEIIEMLARLYRGIDCSEEASCYDAVKNAGPRGSYFNTRMLKIIKKEFYDSRYLNKESLGNWRSETEQDLIGYVRKAVQKRLNAYVPPEVTKEKRMLLDKYLRDEDRCITQFQDIKF; encoded by the coding sequence ATGTGCGCTGAAAAAAATTACTTTGAACAAAATGGGAGTCTCCATGAACAGTCAAAAGCCTTTTTAAAGAAAAACGGTCTGCCTTTGGAAGATAAAAAACTGGAGGATTGGCTTAGAAAGCGAGGGTTTACGGTGGAAGGGGGCCGAATAAAGTTTAGGGATTATGAAATCGAGCATGCTCTAAAATTATGTCCTTCGGTAATCCAGCTGAAAACGGATGTGTCTGACTTAGACCTTGGAGGGTTAAAAAGCTACTATGGATTTACAGGCATATCAGAATTATTTTTAAAAGACAACAACGCACATACTTTTCACAAGGAAGATGGTATTGATATTTTTAAACTCGTCGATACCAGTCGTATTATAGATTTTTCGGCGTACTATCCCTGGTTTTCCAGCTATCGGAGCCAGGCAGAACAACTAGCTTTTCTACTCAAACACAGTAATAAATCTGTGGTCGTTCTTCCGGGAAAATGTGTTAATAAAACAGATCTGTATGAATCACTTCAACTCATCGGCGACTATTTTGAGCAAAGAAATGAGTACCAGCTGGCAGTTCCAGTGGAGGTATATGATGACAGCGCGGTTACGTGGAGGCAGATAGAGTGTTTGGAATGTGTAGCGGGGTTTCATCAGGTAATTTTATTAAGTATCCACAGCACGATAAAAGAGAATGAATTAATAACAGAAGAAGCGCTATGTGTTCGAATCAATGCTGTAGCTTTAGGTTACTGCTGTATTATTCAAAAGCTTTTTAGTGGGCAGGCTGTAATCTTTACATTGTCTAATCAGATATCCAGAGGTTATAACGATAAAGAGGCGGTAAGTGTTATGAGCAAAAGCATTTTAGGGCTGACTGCACAGGTATGGAGGTATTATCAAGTGCCGTTTATGATGAGCAATCTTCCTCTTAATGCACAGATACCAAATGTCGTTGCTGGTATTGAAGCTATGGCGCGTTACCGGGAGATGTTTGATGATCTTCAAAGCGACATAATGAATTTTTCGTTGGGCGGTCTTGATCATGAAAAAGTGTTTTGTCTCGAAAAATATCTGATCGATGAAGAGATTATTGAAATGCTGGCGCGATTATATCGTGGAATAGACTGTTCAGAGGAAGCAAGCTGTTATGATGCTGTAAAGAACGCAGGCCCCAGAGGAAGCTACTTTAATACTCGTATGCTTAAAATTATAAAAAAAGAATTCTACGACAGCCGTTATTTAAATAAAGAATCTCTTGGTAATTGGCGTTCTGAGACAGAGCAGGACTTGATTGGTTATGTGAGGAAAGCTGTTCAAAAAAGATTGAACGCCTATGTTCCACCGGAGGTTACAAAAGAGAAAAGAATGCTTTTGGACAAGTACCTGAGAGACGAGGATCGCTGTATTACTCAATTTCAGGATATCAAATTTTAG